The genomic stretch GCTATACGCTGATTCAGGCATTATTTGGCGTGAAGACCGTCTATCGACTGACGTTGCGCGCCCTGCAAGGTTTCACCCAAAGTCTGCGCGATCTGGCCTTCCCGAGCTTGCCGGTGCCGAATTACACCACGCTCTGTCGCCGGGCAAAAACGCTTGATGTCGAACTGCCGATCCTTCGTGACAATGAACCCCATCTGGTTGTCGACAGCACCGGTCTGAAGGTCTATGGGGCGTTGTTGCATAAATCAAGCGCGAGGACGCAATGGCATCGACGGGCATATTGATCACGAATTTCAGATCAATAATTTCAGGCGATATGAACGGATTGCGGACGAGCGAGGTCCGCAATCCGTTCCATTGCGTCCTCACACTCGATTTATGCAACAACGCCGGTCTATGGAGAAGGTGAATGGAAGGTGCACCAGCACGGCTACTCGAAGCGCAGGACGTGGCGTAAAGTCCATCTCGCGCTCAACGCGAATACGGGTCAAGTGCATGCCGCGCTAATGACGAATCAGAATGTGGCTGACGGTGACGCTCTGGCCAAGTTGCTCGACCAGATTCCACGCGAAGAACAAATCGATGTCATCGGCGGTGATGGTGCCTACGACACAAAGCCATGCCATGCGGCCATTGCTGCACGCAGTGCTATTCCTTCGATTCCGCCACGCGAGGGTGCCGTTCATTGGCCAGCGTTCATTGGCCAGCAGATATGCCCGGTGCGGCGTGGCGTAATGGCGCGGTTGATGCAATTGCCCGTGACGGGCGTCGAGAATGGAAGCAAGACATTGGCTACCGCCGGCGATCGCTTGCCGAGAATGCGATGTATCGGTTCAAGACCCTCACCGGCAACGGTTCAAGACCCTCACCGGCAACTGTCTCTTGGCGCGTCACATCGACGCGCAGGCGACCGAGGTCTCCATTCGCGTCGGCGTCATCAATCGTATGGCGGACCTCGCTCGTCCGCAATCCGTTCGTATCGCCTGACATTACGCCCGTCGATGCTATTGCATCCTCACACTCGATTTATGCAACAAAAAACAACGCCTACCAGCGGAGAAAAATTGTTTCGTCGGTGCCGACCATGTGAAGTTTTTCGTGGTGTTGATTGACATACATATTTTATACCTATAAAATAAGAAACTCATAAAGTAAAAATAAAACTACAATGCAAAAACTGCATTGAGTGTAATCTGTATTATGACGCGGGGTGGAGCAGTCTGGCAGCTCGTCGGGCTCATAACCCGAAGGTCGTAGGTTCAAATCCTACCCCCGCAACCGTTTTCATTTTTCACACTCCGATTGCCCAGGCATCGGAGTGTGGCTTTTTTACTTACGAACCTTGCCAGTTGCTGCCGAGCGATAGGCGCGCCAAGAGTGTCCTTGAGCCCGACACGGGCGACTTCCAGGTCCCTTTGCAGGGCGAGGGGTTGTTGCATAAATTTGGCGAGGGCTCGCCACGTTTACATGCAACAGTCGGAGAGAGCGCCCTGTTATCAAATCAGATTTCAGCATAGACTCTGAATTTTGCTATTGATCCGCAAGGCTCATACGCCAGACATGAGAGCCGAAGGTGCGCTACCGTCTCAGGAATTGAGCAGGGCTCATAATACATGAGCCCTGCTCGGTCGTGGAACGGATGATATGGATAGATGAAGCCGTCCTTGCCAGAATGCCCGACGCCGTGCCTACGCGTGGTCGCCCGCGTCTGTACGGCGATACGTTGATTAGGGCCATTACTTGACGTGAAGACCGTCCATCGACTGACGCTGTGTACCTTGCAAAGTTTCGTCCAAAGTCTGGACGGGTCTGGCCTTCTCAAGCTTGCTGGTGCCGAATTACACCAGGCTCTGTCCCCGGGCAAAAACGCTTGATGTCGAACTGCCGATCCTTCGCAACAGCGAACCGATTCACCTGGTGGTCGACAGGACCGGTCTGAAGGTCTTTTATGGCGGAACGTGAATGGGAGACGCGCCAGCACGGCTACTCGAAGCAGCGCACGTAGCGTAAAGTCCATCTCGCACTCAATGCGCACTCGGGTCGAGTACATGCCGCGCTAATGACGCATGCAGACTGTGGCTGACGGCGACGCTCTGGGCAAATTGCTCGACCAGCTTCCGAGCTAAGAACAGATCGATGTCATCGGCGACGACGGTGGCTACGACACCAAGCCATGCCATGCGAGCATGGCTACGGCGTTGTTGCGGCGTTGTTGCATAAATCGAGCGCGAGGACGCAATGGCATCGACGGGATAATTTCAGGCGATACGAACGGATTGCGGACGAGCGAGGTCCGCCATGCGGTTGATGACGCCGACGCGAACGGCGACCTTGGTCGCCTGCGCGTCGATGTGACGCGCCCAGAGACAGTGGCCGGTGAGGGTCTTGAACCGATACATCGCATTCTCGGCAAGCGATCGCCGGCGGTAGCCAATGTCTTGCTTCCATTCTCGACGCCCGTCACGGGCAATTGCATCAACCGCGCCATTACGCCACGCCGCACCGGGCATATCTGCTGGCCAATGAACGCTGGCCAATGAACGGCACCCTCGCGTGGCGGAATCGAAGGAATAGCACTGCGTGCAGCAATGGCCGCATGGCATGGCTTTGTGTCGTAGGCACCATCACCGCCGATGACATCGATTTGTTCTTCGCGTGGAATCTGGTCGAGCAACTTGGCCAGAGCGTCACCGTCAGCCACATTCTGATTCGTCATTAGCGCGGCATGCACTTGACCCGTATTCGCGTTGAGCGCGAGATGGACTTTACGCCACGTCCTGCGCTTCGAGTAGCCGTGCTGGTGCACCTTCCATTCACCTTCTCCATAGACCGGCGTTGTTGCATAAATCGAGTGTGAGGACGCAATGGAACGGATTGCGGACCTCGCTCGTCCGCAATCCGTTCATATCGCCTGAAATTATTGATCTGAAATTCGTGATCAATATGCCCGTCGATGCCATTGCGTCCTCGCGCTTGATTTATGCAACAACGCCCCATAGACCTTCAGACTGGTGCTGTCGACAACCAGATGGGGTTCATTGTCACGAAGGATCGGCAGTTCGACATCAAGCGTTTTTGCCCGGCGACAGAGCGTGGTGTAATTCGGCACCGGCAAGCTCGGGAAGGCCAGATCGCGCAGACTTTGGGTGAAACCTTGCAGGGCGCGCAACGTCAGTCGATAGACGGTCTTCACGCCAAGTAATGCCTGAATCAGCGTATCGCCGTATAGACACGGGCGACCACGTGTGGGTATGGCATCGGGTATTCTGGCAAGGACGGCTTCATCTATCCATATTGTTACGTTCCCCCGGTTGATCAGGCCTTCATTATAGGCCGCCCAGTCCTTGCCACGGTAGCGTGGCAAGGACTCACATGTCTTGTGTATGTCCTTACGCATTTTGTTTTTAAAAATTAGGAAGGTATGCTGGAACTTGATAAGAGGGGGCTGGCCCCGACCGTTGTGCGTAAACGCTACGGACTCTCGCTAGATTTATGCAACAACGCCTCACCCAGCCCGCGTGCTTGACACGCAGGTCCTCAACCTAACCGAAGAACGCCGCATGAACCCGATCTACACCGTACCGCAGCTCGAAGCGCTCGATGATAGGCTGAGCGCCCCGCTGCAGCACCTGATCGACATCAAGACCAAGCCGCCCGGTAGCCTTGGCAAGCTGGAAGCACTCGCCCTACAACTGGGCCGGATCCAGCGCAGCACCCGGCCACGCATCGAGCGGCCCGTGACGATCGTTTTCGCGGCCGACCACGGCATCGCGGCCGAGGGCGTGAGCCCTTATCCGCAGGCTGTCACCGCGCAGATGGTGGCGAATTTCTTGACCGGCGGCGCGGCCATTAATGCCTTCTCAAAGCTGGCTGGCTGCGAGTTGGAGATCGTCAATGCAGGCGTGGCCACGCCGCTGCCGGCCTCGCCGCAACTGGTCGAGGTGCCAATCGCGGCGGGCACGCGCAATTTCGCCAAGGAGCCGGCGATGAGCGAGGCGCAGCTGTACGCAGCCCTGGCGGCTGGTGCCGCGCGCGTCTCGCATCATGCGGCGCTCGGCACCACGGTGATCGGCTTCGGCGAGATGGGCATCGCCAACACCTCAGCGGCGGCCTGCCTGATGAGCCGCCTGGTTGGCCTGCCGTTGGCCGAGTGCGTCGGGCGTGGCACCGGCCTCGACGATCAGGGGCTGGTTCGCAAGCGCGACGTGCTCGAAGCGGCGCTGGCGCGCCATATTGATGCACAAGCGCCGCTCGAAGTGCTGGCTACTTTCGGTGGTTTCGAGATCGCGATGATGACGGGCGCTTTTCTGTCGGCCGCGCAGGCGCGCATGGCGATTCTGGTGGACGGCTTCATCGCCAGCTCGGCGCTGCTGGTGGCCATTCCGCTGCAGCCGGCGGTGCTCGACTACTGCGTATTCTCGCACGTCTCCGACGAGAATGGCCATCGCCGTATGCTCCAGCATTTCGGAACGGCACCACTGCTCGCGCTCGACCTGCGGCTCGGCGAGGGCACTGGTACCGCGCTCGCGCTCCCGCTGCTGCGCGCAGCTACCGCCTTCCTCGACGAAATGGCCAGCTTCGAAACGGTCGGCGTCGCACACTACAACGGTGCCTGAGGCGGGAGCGGACATGCGCTGGCGAGCCGAATGCCGTTATTTCTTGGTCGCGCTCGGTTATTTCACGCGCGTTCCGGTGCCGCAGCGCATCGGCTACGCGTGCGGCGACCTCGCTCAGGCAGCGCGTTATTTTCCGCTGATCGGCGTCTGCGTGGGCGCGCTGGCTGCCGTCATGTACTTGCTCACCGTGCGTATTTGGCCGCCTAGCGTGGCGGTGCTGCTGTCGACGGTCGCCAGCCTGGTGGCTACCGGTGCATTACACGAGGACGGGCTCGCCGATAGCTGCGACGGCTTCGGCGGCGGCTACACGTGTGAGGACGTGCTGCGCATCATGTGCGATTCGCGCATCGGTACTTTCGGCTCAGTCGCGCTGGTGCTTGCGCTGGCCTTGAAGTGGCAAGTGCTCGCGGCGCTGCCGCCGCTGCGAGCGGCCTGGACTCTGCTGGCCGCACATGCGGCGAGTAGAGTCCCCACGGTCAGCCTGCTGATGACGCTCGATTACGCGCGCGAGGAGGGCAAGGCGCAACCGGTCGCGCAGAGGATGTCGGCGTGCGCCTTTGCGTTCGCGGCGTTATGCGGGCTGCCCTGGCTGTTTTGGCCGGACTGGCGCGCAGGTCTCGCAGCACTCGCTGCGCTGCTGGTAGTGCGCGCGCTGCTGGCGCGCTATCTGCGGTTCCGGCTTGGTGGTTATACTGGCGACTGCCTCGGTTGCGCTCAGCAGCTTTCCGAGCTGGCGATTTACCTCACGGTGCTCGGAGCATGGACCTCGTCCTGATCCGTCATCCAGCACCGGCTGTCGAGGCCGGTATCTGCTACGGTACGTCCGACCTAGCTCTGGCCGGCGAGGCGCAGGCCGAGGCAGTCGCGATCGTGGCGAGACTGCGCGCGGCGCGCCTGGGCTGGCCCGAGGCGATCCTGGCAAGCCCGCTACAGCGCTGCGCCTTGGTTGCACAAGAGATCGGCGCACTGGCGATGCGCCCGGTGCGGCTCGACGTGCGCCTGCGCGAGATCGATTTCGGGGCCTGGGAGATGCAGCGCTGGGACGAGATCGGCGCAGCCGCGCTCGATCGTTGGCAGTCCAACCTGATGGGTAAACGCGAGCATGGCGGCGAGAGCGCCATGCAATTCATGGCGCGCATCGAATCGTTCACGCTGCCGTTCGCTGCATCGCTGCCAGAGGATGTGATGACCGCTATCGTCATCACCCATGCCGGCGTAATCCGCGCTTTGGCCTCCCTCTGGCTCGGCGTGCCACTCGAAAGCCTGCTCAAGCGAGCGATCGCCTATGGGGGCCTGGTGCGCTTCTCACGCGATGCGCGTGGCTGGCAACTGATTCAATGGGACGGGACGCTCGGCTGAGCGTCCCGTGCCGCTTCAGCGGTGCCCGCTCGCGCGCCGTGTTTAGATACCCCGGAAAACCTGCTCGCTGCTAAACGCCGAGCCGCGGCGGCGATCGTGTCAACCAGGTACTGGGACTTCCCGCGCTCGACAATCTATGCTGAGCGGGGGGCGTTGTTGCATAAATCGAGTGTGAGGATGCAATAGCATCGATGGGATAATTTCAGGCGATACGAACGGATTGCGGACGAGCGAGGTCCGCCATACGGTTGATGACGCCGACGCGAATGGAGACCTCGGTCGCCTGCGCCTCGATGTGACGCGCCCAGAGACAGTTGCCGGTGAGGGTCTTGAACCGATACATCGCATTTTCGGCAAGCGATCGCCGGTGGTAGCCACTGTCTTGCTTCCATTCTCGACGACCGTCACGGGCAATTGCATCAACCGCGCCATTACGCCACGCCGCACCGGGCATATCCGCTGGCCAATGAGCGGCACCCTCGCGTGGCGGAATCGAAGGAATAGCACTGCGTGCAGCAATGGCCGCATGGCATGGCTTGGTGTCGTAGGCACCGTCACCGCCGATGACATCGATTTGTTCTTCGCGTGGAATCTGGTCGAGCAACTTGGCCAGAGCGTCACCGTCAGCCACATTCTGATTCGTCATTAGCGCGGCATGCACTTGACCTGTATTCGCGTTGAGCGCGAGATGGACTTTACGCCACGTGCGCCGCTTCGAGTAGCCGTGCTGGCGCACCTTCCATTCACCTTCTCCATAGACCTTCAGACCGGTGCTGTCGACAACCAGATCGATCGGTTCATTGTCACGAAGGATCGGCAGTTCGACATCAAGCGTTTTTGCCCGGCGACAGAGCGTGGTGTAATTCGGCACCGGCAAGCTCTGGAAAGCCAAATCGCGCAGACTTTGGGTGAAAACCTTGCAGGGCGCGCAACGTCAGTCGATAGACGGTCTTCACGCCAAGTAATGCCTGAATCAGCGTATCGCCGTATAGACACGGGCGACCACGTGTGGGTATGGCATCGGGTATTCTGGCAAGGACGGCTTCATCTATCCATATTGTTACGTTCCCCCTGTTGATCAGGCCTTCATTATAGGCCGCCCAGTTCTTGACACGGGAGCGTGCCTTCGACTCACATGTTTTGTGTATGTCCTTACGCATTTTCTTGGCGTTGTTGCATAAATCGAGCGTGAGGACGTAATGGAACGGATTGCAGACCTCGCTCGTCCGCAATCCGTTCGTATTGCCTGAAATTATGCCCGTCGATGCCATTGCGTCCTCGCGCTCGATTTATGCAACAACGCTATTTTAGATACTCCGCCCCTTTGGGCGGAGCGCCTCATTATATTCAATACCGATAACCAACGTGCGACTGAGCTCGATCAAACTTGCAGGCTTCAAATCTTTTGTCGATCCCACTTATTTCCAGGTTCCCGGCCAGCTTGTCGGAGTGGTTGGACCGAACGGTTGCGGTAAGTCCAACATCATCGATGCCGTGCGCTGGGTGCTCGGCGAATCGCGCGCCTCTGAGCTGCGCGGCGAGTCGATGCAGGACGTAATCTTTAACGGCTCCATCACCCGCAAGTCCGGCAGCCGGGCTAGCGTCGAGCTGATCTTCGATAATTCCGAAGGCCGCGCTGCCGGCCAGTGGGGCCAGTACGGTGAGATTGCGGTCAAGCGGGTACTCACGCGCGACGGCACTTCCAGCTACTACATCAACAATCTTCCGGCACGCCGCCGAGACATCCAGGATATTTTCCTCGGCACTGGCCTCGGGCCGCGCGCCTACGCGATCATCGGGCAGGGCATGATCGCGCGGATGATCGAGGCCAAGCCCGAGGAACTGCGCGTGTTCCTGGAAGAAGCCGCTGGAGTGTCGAAGTACAAGGAGCGACGCCGAGAGACTGAGAACCGCCTGCACGAGACGCGCGAAAACCTGATGCGCGTCGAGGACATCGTGCGCGAGTTCGGTGCCAATCTCGCGAAGCTCGAGGCGCAGGCAGTGGTGGCCACCAAGCACAAGGCATTGTTGGCCGACGGCGAGGAAAAGCAGCACCTGCTATGGCTGCTGCGCAAAAGCGATGCGCAGGGCGAACAGCAGAAGCAGCAGCGCGCCATCGAGCAGGCCCAGATCGACCTGGATGCCCAGACCGCAAAACTGCGTGAGGTCGAGGCACATCTCGAGACGTTGCGCATGGCCCACTATGCGGCCAGCGACGCGATGCAGAGCGCCCAGGTCTCTCTCTACGAGACGAATGCCAAGGTCATCCGGCTTGAAGCCGAGATCAAGTTCATCGTTGAGTCGCGCAATCGTATGCAGGCACAGATCGCTGCTCTGGCGGTGCAGCGCGAGCAGTCGCAGGCACAGGCGCAGAAGGTGCAGGACGATCTCGAGGAGGCCGAGGAAGCGAACGCAATGGCCGACGCGAGGGCCGCGATAGCCGAGGACGAGGCGGCTGCCAAGCACGACGCGTTGCCGACGCTGGAATCGCGCTGGCGCGATGCGCAGGCGCAGCTCAACGACGAGCGCGACCGGATCTCCCAGACCGAGCAGTCGCTGAAGCTAGAGGCCGCGCACCAGCGCAACGCCGACCAGCAGCTTATGCAGCTGCAGCAGCGCCAGGAGCGCCTGGAGTCGGAAGCGGTCGTGCTCAACGCGCCCGAGGAGGCGCAGCTCGAGGAGCAGCGCATGCAGCTGGCCGAGCAGGAGGAGATCCTGCACGACACGCAGGCGCACCTGGTCGATGCCCAGGAGATGCTGTCGCGGCTGGACGCCCAATGTCGCGCCGCGCAGGAGCGCGTGCAGGCCGAAAATGCACAGATCCACCAGCTCGACGCACGCCTGGCCGCGCTCAAGCAGTTGCAGGAAAACGTCCAGAATGAGGGTAAGATCCAAGCTTGGCTCAACAAGCATGAACTAGGCGCGCAGCCGCTTCTCTGGAAGAAGCTGCGTGTCGAGCCGGGTTGGGAAAACGCGCTAGAGGCAGTATTGCGCGAGCGGCTCGCTGCGCTAGAAATCTCTAATCTGGACTGGGTAAAGGCCTTCGCGACCGAAGCGCCGCCGGCTAAGCTGGCTTTCTTCTCGCCGCCGCCGGCGGGCGAGCCGCTGGTGGCGACACCGGTCAGCGTACGCGCGGTGTTGTCGCTGGTACGCATCGACGATGCTGGCCTCCGCGCCGTGCTCAACGACTGGCTCGGCTCGGTGTTCGTCGCCGACGACCTGGCCCAGGCGCTGGCCACGCGCGCGCAACTACCGGTTGGCGGAACCTACGTGGTAAAGGCCGGCCACCTGGTAACACGCTTAGGCGTTCAGCTCTATGCGCTCGATTCCGAGCAGGCCGGCATGCTTGCGCGCCAGCAGGAGATCGAGAATCTCGCGCATCAGGTCCGTGCGCAGGCGCTGCTCGCCGACGGGGCGAAGACCGCCTCGCTCCGCACCGAAGCAAGCTACACGCAGGCAGCGCAGGCGCTCGGCGAGGTACGGGCCCAGGCTGGGCGTGCTCAGCAGCGTGTGCATGCGCTGCAAATGGAGATGCTGAAACTGGCGCAGGCGCACGAGCACTACACGCAGCGCAGCACGCAAATTCGCGAAGAACTCGCGGAGATTGTCGCGCAAATCGACCAGCAGCGTGCGCTACGGGCTGAATCCGAGGCGAACTTTGAACGCTACGACAGCGAGCTGGCTAAGCTGCAAGTGAAGTTCAAAGATAACCAGCTCACCTTCGAGACGCTCGACGAGGAACTGAGCAACGCCCGCCAGCAGGCGAGCGATCTCGAACGTGTGGCCAACGCCGCGCGCTACGCGGCGCACAATTCTGCGAACCGCATCGACGAGCTTAAGCGCAGCATCCAGGCCGCCCACGACCAGAGCGAGCGTGTCACCGCCTCGCTGGAGGATGCCCGAGCCGAGCTCGAGGCTATCAACGAGCAAACCGCCTACATCAGGCTACAGGCCGCACTGGAAATGCGCTCGGCCAAGGATCAGATGCTGGGTGCCGCGCGGCTCGAACTCGACGACCTGGCCGCCAAGTTGCGCGTACTCGAGGAGTCACGGCTGGCAGCCGAGCGTGCCCAGCAGCCACTGCGCGACCGTATCACTGAGCTACAGCTAAAGGAACAGGCGGCGCGTTTGTCGACCGAGCAGTTCAGTGAGCAACTAGCCGCGGTCGGGGTTGACGAGGCTGCGCTGCTGCCCAAGCTTACACCGGAGCTGCGGCCCACGTACCTGCAGGGTGAAGTCACGCGCATCAACAACGCGATTGCTGCGCTCGGCCCGGTCAATATGGCGGCGTTCGAGGAGTTGGCGGTCGCCAGCGAGCGCAAGATTTTCCTCAACGCGCAGTCGGTCGACCTGCTGGCCGCGATCACCACGCTCGAGGAGGCGATCCGCAAGATCGACCAGGAAACCAGAACCTTGCTTCAGGCCACCTTCGCCCAGGTCAACCATCACTTCAGCGCCCTGTTTCCGAAGTTGTTTGGCGGCGGCCAGGCCAAGCTGCTCATGACCGGCGACGAAATCCTCGATGCTGGCGTGCAGGTAATGGCGCAGCCGCCAGGCAAGAAGAACGCAACCATCCATCTGCTGTCGGGCGGCGAGAAGGCGCTGACCGCCACTGCCCTGGTGTTTGCAATGTTTCAGCTCAATCCTGCGCCGTTCTGCCTACTCGACGAGGTAGACGCGCCGCTCGACGACGCCAATACCGAACGTTTTGTAAACCTGGTGCGTGCCATG from Burkholderia sp. encodes the following:
- a CDS encoding adenosylcobinamide-GDP ribazoletransferase — its product is MRWRAECRYFLVALGYFTRVPVPQRIGYACGDLAQAARYFPLIGVCVGALAAVMYLLTVRIWPPSVAVLLSTVASLVATGALHEDGLADSCDGFGGGYTCEDVLRIMCDSRIGTFGSVALVLALALKWQVLAALPPLRAAWTLLAAHAASRVPTVSLLMTLDYAREEGKAQPVAQRMSACAFAFAALCGLPWLFWPDWRAGLAALAALLVVRALLARYLRFRLGGYTGDCLGCAQQLSELAIYLTVLGAWTSS
- the cobT gene encoding nicotinate-nucleotide--dimethylbenzimidazole phosphoribosyltransferase, with amino-acid sequence MNPIYTVPQLEALDDRLSAPLQHLIDIKTKPPGSLGKLEALALQLGRIQRSTRPRIERPVTIVFAADHGIAAEGVSPYPQAVTAQMVANFLTGGAAINAFSKLAGCELEIVNAGVATPLPASPQLVEVPIAAGTRNFAKEPAMSEAQLYAALAAGAARVSHHAALGTTVIGFGEMGIANTSAAACLMSRLVGLPLAECVGRGTGLDDQGLVRKRDVLEAALARHIDAQAPLEVLATFGGFEIAMMTGAFLSAAQARMAILVDGFIASSALLVAIPLQPAVLDYCVFSHVSDENGHRRMLQHFGTAPLLALDLRLGEGTGTALALPLLRAATAFLDEMASFETVGVAHYNGA
- the cobC gene encoding alpha-ribazole phosphatase family protein, with product MDLVLIRHPAPAVEAGICYGTSDLALAGEAQAEAVAIVARLRAARLGWPEAILASPLQRCALVAQEIGALAMRPVRLDVRLREIDFGAWEMQRWDEIGAAALDRWQSNLMGKREHGGESAMQFMARIESFTLPFAASLPEDVMTAIVITHAGVIRALASLWLGVPLESLLKRAIAYGGLVRFSRDARGWQLIQWDGTLG
- the smc gene encoding chromosome segregation protein SMC, producing the protein MRLSSIKLAGFKSFVDPTYFQVPGQLVGVVGPNGCGKSNIIDAVRWVLGESRASELRGESMQDVIFNGSITRKSGSRASVELIFDNSEGRAAGQWGQYGEIAVKRVLTRDGTSSYYINNLPARRRDIQDIFLGTGLGPRAYAIIGQGMIARMIEAKPEELRVFLEEAAGVSKYKERRRETENRLHETRENLMRVEDIVREFGANLAKLEAQAVVATKHKALLADGEEKQHLLWLLRKSDAQGEQQKQQRAIEQAQIDLDAQTAKLREVEAHLETLRMAHYAASDAMQSAQVSLYETNAKVIRLEAEIKFIVESRNRMQAQIAALAVQREQSQAQAQKVQDDLEEAEEANAMADARAAIAEDEAAAKHDALPTLESRWRDAQAQLNDERDRISQTEQSLKLEAAHQRNADQQLMQLQQRQERLESEAVVLNAPEEAQLEEQRMQLAEQEEILHDTQAHLVDAQEMLSRLDAQCRAAQERVQAENAQIHQLDARLAALKQLQENVQNEGKIQAWLNKHELGAQPLLWKKLRVEPGWENALEAVLRERLAALEISNLDWVKAFATEAPPAKLAFFSPPPAGEPLVATPVSVRAVLSLVRIDDAGLRAVLNDWLGSVFVADDLAQALATRAQLPVGGTYVVKAGHLVTRLGVQLYALDSEQAGMLARQQEIENLAHQVRAQALLADGAKTASLRTEASYTQAAQALGEVRAQAGRAQQRVHALQMEMLKLAQAHEHYTQRSTQIREELAEIVAQIDQQRALRAESEANFERYDSELAKLQVKFKDNQLTFETLDEELSNARQQASDLERVANAARYAAHNSANRIDELKRSIQAAHDQSERVTASLEDARAELEAINEQTAYIRLQAALEMRSAKDQMLGAARLELDDLAAKLRVLEESRLAAERAQQPLRDRITELQLKEQAARLSTEQFSEQLAAVGVDEAALLPKLTPELRPTYLQGEVTRINNAIAALGPVNMAAFEELAVASERKIFLNAQSVDLLAAITTLEEAIRKIDQETRTLLQATFAQVNHHFSALFPKLFGGGQAKLLMTGDEILDAGVQVMAQPPGKKNATIHLLSGGEKALTATALVFAMFQLNPAPFCLLDEVDAPLDDANTERFVNLVRAMSSKTQFLFISHNKIAMEMAQQLIGVTMQEQGVSRIVGVDIETAAGFA